From the Heptranchias perlo isolate sHepPer1 unplaced genomic scaffold, sHepPer1.hap1 HAP1_SCAFFOLD_60, whole genome shotgun sequence genome, the window agtgagtgtctgtaaatgaaggaaacatgttgtctggtaagggagtgtctatacatgaaggaaaaacggtgaagggtcagggaatatctataaatgaaagagaaatggtgacaggtcagggattgtcgaaaatgaaggtgaaatggttTCTGGTAAGGGAATATTATAAATGGGAGAagacatggtgacaggtcagggagtgtctaaaaatgaaggcgaaatggtgacgggtGACGGAGTGTCCataaaggagggagaaatggtgacagatgaggcagagtctgtaaatgatggagaaatggtgacttgtcagagggtgtctgtaaatgaagcggGAATGGTgactggtccgggagtgtctgtaaatgaaggaggaatggtgattggtccgggagtgtctgtaaatgaaggaggaatggtgattggtccgggagtgtctgtaaatgcaggagaattgttgacaggtcaggtAGTGTCGATAtctgaaggagaaacagtgatgggtcagggagcgtctattaatgaagggaaatgctgacgggtcagggagagtttgtaaatgaaggagaaatgctgaagggTCAGGAAGCGTCTATAAACgtaggagaaattgtgtttgatcagggaatgtctgaaaatgaaggcgaaatggtgactggtcagggggtttctgtaaatgaaggaggaatggtgattggtcagggggtgtctgtaaatgaaggaggaatggtgactggtcagggggtgtctgtaaatgaaggaggaacggtgactggtgcgggagtgtctgtaaatgaaggcgaaatggtgactggtcagggggtgtctgtaaatgaaggagaaatggtgagtggtccgggagtgtctgtaaatgaaggcgaaatggtgattggtccgggggtgtctgtaaatgaaggaggaacggtgattggtgcgggagtgtctgtaaatgcaggagaattgttgacaggtcagggagtgtcgacATCTGAAGGACAaaagtgatgggtcagggagtgtctattaatgaagggacatgctgacgggtcagggagagtttgcaaatgaaggagaaatgctgaagggtcagggagcgtctataaatgtaggagaatttgtgtttgatcagggagcgtctgaaaatgaaggagaaattgtgataggTCAAGGAAAATCTTTaagtgaaggagaaatggtgactggtcagggagagtcttttgccaaaattgggagatatcacagatggacggcatacaggcagctatagggagggacattgtgtggaaatgaggggcagagcatatacacacagccagagtcaacatattcaggagaggagaggggaatcagtgagtgtggaactgaatccaaccagagtcagcaacttcaggggaggagagggaggggaaccagtgagtgtagaactgaacccagtcagagtcagcaccttcaggggaggagagggaggggaaccactgagtgcagaactgaacccagtcacagtcgggatcttcaggagagagagaaaacttaaatagaaggaaaaatgttggaggtggtgcgatgggtttgggttccagcagagggaggagggtgagtgtgtgggacggggatttacagtctgggggaatgagcgggaagaatgttccacaggaactggaattgcctgttctgaatttctatcctgcattcacagtgaggacttttgttatctccttttacagggtattacaaggggcggatttgcagacgagaaactcaaaccaaacatcacgtcaagatctgactccattcaccagcacctgaagattatcggccttaaaatataggagaaatgttgatctgttctatctgtggaaaagatttcaaacatcactgtgactgcaatagcagcgagacacacacacccgattgagagtgttccagtgcactgactgtgggaagagctttcaccagttacacagcctgaagaaggacacccgcaccatggagaaaccgtggaaatgtggggactgtgggaggggattcagttactcatcccggctggaaacacatcgacgcagacacactggagagaggccgttcacctgctccgtatgTAGGagcggattcactcagtcatcccacctcactgaacatcaacttgttcacactgataagagactttttaaatgttctgtctgtgagaagagctttaaaagaaaaagtgatctgctgacacaccaacgcactcacactggggagacgccgttcacctgcactaagtgcgggaagggattcactcagtcatccaacctgctgacacaccagcgaattcacactggggagaggccgttcacctgctccgtgtgtgggagcggattcactcaatcttcccacctcattgaacatcagcttgttcacactgataagagactttttaaatgctctgtctgtgagaaaagctttaaaagaaaaagtgatctgctgacacaccaacgcactcacactggggagaggccgttcacctgctccgtgtgtgggaagggattcactcggtcatccagcctactgacacaccagcgagtccacactggggagaggctgttcacctgctccgtgtgtgggaagagtttcactcgatcatcccacctgctgagacatcagcaagttcacactggggagaggccattcacctgcttcatatgtgggaagggattcgctcagtcatccaccctgcttacacaccagcgagttcacacagggctgaggccgttcacctgcttcatatgtgggaagagattcactcaatcatccaccctgctgacacaccagcgagttcacactggggagaggccattcacctgctccgtgtgtgggaaggaattcacttgttcctccggcctcattgaacaccaacttgttcacactgataagagaccctttcaatgttctaactgtgagaagagctttaaaagaacttgggatctgctgagacatgaacgtattcacactggggagaggccgatcacctgcttcgtgtgtgggatgggattcactcagtcttcccacctgctgagtcaccagcgggatcacatgtgactgcaggggttggattctgctgttattgctgatgttaatcacatccaggactgaaccatgttcattctgacagttggggtttgtttctgatgttaaactccagcccagttaaagggattattaatattctgtacaagtgtcaaattaATCAGCTTTCTTTCAAACACAGTGTGTCCAGTCCTTGATATCTTGATGATAAGAGAAGCAGTTTGAGGACtcatgatgaagtgagtggaatccatcttagaactgagttcctccaccattttaaaagatggatctacaaatgtccaagtctgacaggacagaaaattctattatatcacacggtccacttcaatcaggctgagcagatttccactacccttgtgtgggaaagagtttcctgatttcaatccaagACACCCgagctctaaatttaagtttatgtcctcttgttctggattcaccgacgagagaaaatagtttctatttcgaccctatcgaatccctttataattttaaatatctggatcagatcacccctcaaccttctaaactcaagggaatgcaaaccaagtttatgcaaccggtccttataattgaacccttcaagccccagtgtcattctggtgaatttgcactgtaccccctccaaggtcaatatatccaatatgtcccagcactgactgtgtgtataacaggactgagtgtcccagcactgactgtgtgtagatcaggattgagtgtcccagcactgaccgtgtgtattcacaggactgagtgtcccagcactgactgtatgtttaacaggactgagtgtcccagcactgaatgtgtgaagaacaggactgagtgtcccagcactgactgtgtgtagatcaggattgagtgtcccagcactgaccgtgtgtattcacaggactgagtgtcccagcactgactgtatgtttaacaggactgagtgtcccagcactgaatgtgtgaagaacaggactgagtgtcccagcactgactgtgtgtataacaggactgagtgtcccagcactgaatgtgtataacaggactgagtgtcccagcactgactgcatgtataacagaactgagtgtcccagcactgaatgtattgaaaaaggactgactgtcccagcactgactgtgtgtataacagaactgagtgtcccagcactgactgtgtgtataacaggactgagtgtcccagcactgactctgtgtataacaggactgagtgtcccagcactgactgtattgaaaaaggactgactgtcccagcactgactgtgtgtataacagaactgagcgtcccagcactgactgtgtgtataacaggactgagtgtcccagcactgactctgtgtataacaggactgagtgtcccagcactgactgtgtgaaaacaggactgagtgtcccagcactgactgtgtgtataacagaactgagtgtcccagcactgactgtgttgatagcaggacagggtgtcccagcactgaatgtgtgtataacaggattgattgtcccagcactgagtgtgcgtacaacaggactgaatgtcccagcactgaatgtcccagcactgactgtatgtataacaggactgagtgtcccagcactgactgtgtgtgtaaaaggactgactttcccagcaatgactgtgtataacaggattgagtgtcccagcactgactgtgtgtattcacaggactgagtgtcccagcactgactctgtgtgtaacagaactgagtgtcccagcactgactgtgtgtataacaggactgagtgtcccagcactgactgtgtgtataacaggactgagtgtcccagcactgactgtgcgtataacaggattgagtgtcccagcactgactgtgcgcagAGTGTAGATGGTGTGTgggaggagataaatgggtgggttCGATTCCATGATAGGttggagtgacatggggttgtcggtggagattaaatcggttggaggaggttacagagatatggagagggcgaggaccatggagggatttgaaaacgaggtcgAGGGTcttaaaatcgaagctttgtcggaccgggtgccaatgtagtaaaacatgaacagaaacttacggttcactgcccggcagacaggtggggaagacattgatgtccgcgggggaacagtcagggtcacagcagcagttgaggtcgcagactccgccagtcaggtcacaggtacaaatgggaacggctggaacaagacacacacagtgagatcttacaacagagcacggacggtctcaaagaccacctccctcccttgtctgaatccacgatcaccgtcttcaccatctcccaaaatcaatctgcagacttatcctcccactgctttctactcaccgaattacagcttccagatacccagcacaacccacttaataaataataataattatgtggagagaatagagaagctgggattactctctttggagcagagaaggttcaggggagatttaccagaatggtaccggggatgagagacttcagttacggggagagactggaggagctgggattgttctccttcgagcagagacggttaaggggagatttaatggaggggttgaaaatgaggaggggttttgatggagtcgatggggagaaactgttgccacaggcgggagggtcggtaaccagaggacacagattgaagggaattgggaaaagagccagagggagatgaggagaatgtttttaggcagcgagttgttctgatctggaattcactgcctgaaagggcggagggagcagattcaataataactttcaaaagggaatcgggtcaatccttgaagggggaaaatttgcgggactgtggggaaagagcaggggggagtgggactaatgggatcgctctttcacagggccggcaagGGCGCGATGGGCcaagcggcctctttcacagagcctgcacaggcgcgatgggccgagcggcctctctctgtgctgtttgattctcgctcactttcgggctccgacccacggcccgtttgaccgagaggcgggagagtgactcccccccgagcccagctcgacaccgggcgctgacagagtggagattcacggggcccacaggaggccccgagtaactCCGCCCGCCacccctctcaggccactccccggtgcgggccctccctctgtcggccccgcccccgcccacagcagcgcCCGTCCGCCCACCGGCCTTGGGCGGCAATCATCATCCTCCCGGCGCGGGCCTGTTGCTAAGGCAACGCGGCGCAAGGACGTCAGCGCGGTAAGGTGAGTGACGCTGCTGCGTGATGCGTGTTACGTGGTGGGAGGAGTCAGCCCGGAGTCGTGGGGATTGGGGTGGAGgtggtgagagctgtcaatcaaagggcccggagtcagcactcactgcgcaaagggtttggagaatttgttcaaaaatgcaaaatctgcaatGATGAAATTAAAATATAAGATACAAAAAAGGGAAATAATTGCAAATTAAATaacctgaattaaaaacagaaacttCCAAACTCATataaggctgatggtctgggtcctcccgccactattagtcttctctccctggggcagaggatgagcagaatgattgaatgtaactttttaatgcagagggcgctggatggatggaatggaccagcgagggcggcagtggggcctgattatatcagcaaattccagagagttggcgAAATACCTGACAGCAataccttgggatatgacagacTAGAAATTGGGACCTTTAAATTTTGGATATGTGCAGTAGCTTTTCGTGATTGGTGCAcctggacacacaaatccctttgctcctctacagcccCGAGTTTCTCATCATTAAGAAATtaatcctatttctcacctggtgcctgcaatagatgttctttttataactccccacatctttactgtccggctgtgtttccactgttcactgtccaacaCAGCACACacggtgagactggaacttttaaaaaatatttcaagatgtactttatttcataaaatttatggatgcacacagttcaatgtaaataccaCAATTGCAATTCAAAACAATAGAATAGATATCATACACGCTACGATTCCGTTATTACAATTGAAAATATAGAACATATTTTCAAATACATGCTGAACAATATAAGGTAAAATAGCCTTACAATGTcgtctttccccatagagcctttggtcAGGCCgcatcttagagtcatagagttatacagcacggatagaggcccttcggcccatcgtgtccgcgccggccatcagccctgtctactctaatcccatattccagcatttggtccgtagccttgtatgctgtggcatttcaagtgctcatccaaatgcttcttgaatgttgtgagggttcctgcctccacaaccctttcaggcagtgagttccagactccaaccaccctctgggtgaaaaagttctttctcaaatcccctctaaacctcccgccttttaccttgaatcaatgtccccttgttatagaaccctcaacgaagggaaaaagctccttagtatccatcctatctgtgcccctcataattttgtacacctcaatcatgtcccccctcagcctcctctgctccaaggaaaacaaacccaatcttcccagtctctcttcatagctgaagcgctccagccctggtaacatcctggtgaatctcctctgcaccctctccaaagcgatcacatccttcctgtagtgtggcgaccagaactgcacacagtactccagctgtggcctaaccagtgttttatacagctccatcataacctccttgctcttatattctatgcctcggctaataaaggcaagtatcccatatgccttctttaccaccttatctacctgttccgccgccttcagggatctgtgaacttgcacaccaagatccctctgaccctctgtcttgcctagggtcctcccattcattgtgtattcccttgccttgttagtccctccaaagtgcatcacctcgcacttttccgggttaaattccatttgccactgttccgcccatctgaccaacccatctatatcgtcctgcagactgaggctatcctcctcgctatttaccaccctaccaatttttgtatcatcagtgaacttactgatcataccttttacattcatatccaagtcattaatgtagaccacaaacagcaagggacccagcaccgatccctgtggtaccccactggccacaggcttccagtcacaaaaacaaccttcgaccatcaccctctgccttctgccactaagccagttttgtatccaaagtgccaaggcaccctggattccatgggctcgtaccttcttgaccagtctcctgtgcgggactttatcgaaggccttactgaaatccatgtataccacatccactgcgttaccctcatccacacgcctagtcaccccctcaaaaaattcaatcaaattagtcagacatgatcttcccttgacaaagccatgttgactatccctgattaatccttgcttctccaagtggagactaattttgtccttcagaattttttccaataattttcctaccactgatgttaggctcactggcctgtagttccccggtttttccctactccccttcttgaataatggtattgcattagcggttctccagtcctctggcacatcccctgtggccagagaggttctgaatatatgtgtcagagcccccgcaatctcctcctttgcctcacacagtagcctgggatacatttcgtccgggcctgctaaaaccgccaatacctcctcccgctcgatgttaatatgttcgagtatatcacagtccccctgccgtatttctatgtccacatcgtccttctccatagtgaaaacagatgcaaaaaaaatcatttagaacccctcctacatctgccggctccacacacagattgccatttttgtccctaatgggccctattttttccctagtcatcctcttacccttaatatacttataaaacatcttaggattttcctttattttgctcgccagtgttatttcatggcccctccttgatctcctaatttcttttttaagtatccccctgcactttttgtactcctctagggcttcctccgtctttagccttttgtatctgccaaaagccctcctttttttcctaatccattctcgtatatcccctgacatccaaggttccctggagttcttggaaccacccttgacctttacaggaacatgttgccattgtatggactcaatctcccttctgaaagactcccattgctccaatgcggattttcctacaagcagctgatcccagtccattttggccagatcctgccttatcctattaaaatcggccttcccccaatttagaacctttatttccggcccctccctgtccttttccatgaccaccttaaatctcaccaaattatggtcactgtcaccaaagtgctcacctaccagcacttcttccacttggccggccacattccctagaattaggtccagtaccgccccctctcttgttggactttctccatgctggctcaaaaagctctcctggatgcacgttaagaattttgtaccctctaagccttttacactctgagtatcccagttaatattggggaagttgaaatcccccactattattaccctattatttgcacaattttctgagatttgcctacatatttgttcctctatctccccctgactgtttgggggcctatagtacactcccatcaaagtgcttgccccctttttgtttttaagctccacccatatggcctcattagaggaacctgctaatatatcatccctccttgtggcagtaattgattctttaattaatattgcgacccccctcctcttatacctccccctctgtctcgcctgaagattctgtacaccggaatattgagctgccattcttgcccctccctcaaccatgtctctgtgacagcaacaatatcatactcccatatgtttatcaacaccttcagttcatccaccttattcgcaagactccttgcattaaaatagatgccatccagccctgccctcacatatttgccctgtcttccaagctgacttgtttttttctatatatttggctgcacatcaccccctattgtagctccactctgtatcccatcccactgccaagttagtttaaacttcAGTGCTTCCCACAGCACGGACTCCTGGGCCTTGGATCGTGAACAGCTCCTTCACCTGGAAGACCAGCTGGTTTTAGGAAGACCatcgggcctccttcaccgagttgatggccttccagcagcagttcATATCTATCTGGAGGTGCATTCCAGGGAACTGCCCGcagtgcactgcatcctgtgttaccgagctgttgggggtgAACCCCCACTTCGACTCCACGGTATAGGGATCCTGTCTCTATGGAGGGGCggggggttatcaccttttacctgaATACATGGATCGATACGCTCACATTCATGACAGTATTTAGCAAACAGTGTGTGATGTgcttcacacacctgtcgaacttTGGGATCAGAGacgtagggggtaatttcaccttcactgcttgggcggtgaACTGACggagaaagtaaaatcgggcctgttctataaggggcgggtgatccgctctttcagctcagcccccagcgatggtgaaattttccctccacgtgttgtgaaccggtgcagtttgagacaatggaccagcttgtgggcttcgaagattaatactagggcgtaggtcaggaaaggtgtggccgattttaagtatccccgcctggcggaaatggggtggtagaggcaagtaaatggtgtcaggtcacttaccgcccctttaacactggcgttcctgcctccaccatcgtgggtcgggtcctgagaagagcggccggagcaacacccacctgtttccgggtcagaccacgtgtaata encodes:
- the LOC137316717 gene encoding zinc finger protein 271-like; this encodes MEKPWKCGDCGRGFSYSSRLETHRRRHTGERPFTCSVCRSGFTQSSHLTEHQLVHTDKRLFKCSVCEKSFKRKSDLLTHQRTHTGETPFTCTKCGKGFTQSSNLLTHQRIHTGERPFTCSVCGSGFTQSSHLIEHQLVHTDKRLFKCSVCEKSFKRKSDLLTHQRTHTGERPFTCSVCGKGFTRSSSLLTHQRVHTGERLFTCSVCGKSFTRSSHLLRHQQVHTGERPFTCFICGKGFAQSSTLLTHQRVHTGLRPFTCFICGKRFTQSSTLLTHQRVHTGERPFTCSVCGKEFTCSSGLIEHQLVHTDKRPFQCSNCEKSFKRTWDLLRHERIHTGERPITCFVCGMGFTQSSHLLSHQRDHM